A stretch of Astyanax mexicanus isolate ESR-SI-001 chromosome 21, AstMex3_surface, whole genome shotgun sequence DNA encodes these proteins:
- the zgc:194221 gene encoding uncharacterized protein zgc:194221, which produces MNPELARLLAVSLIYLRWKRSHSRRSTWVHPILETRQMHGEFHRLVQELRLDRERFRAYFRLDTSQFDLLLSKVGPQIARQNTRCRRAISPSERLAICLRYLATGDSFRSLAFSYRVGVSTVAGIVSQVTRSIWDCLVTEYMPVPTKEDWRTIAAGFHERWNFPNCLGSIDGKHVVIQAPNNSGSMYHNYKGTFSIVLLAVVDASYCFRVVDVGAYGKTSDGGTLANSIFGQALRNGSLDLPEDSLLPGAEHLGPQPHVFVADEAFPLRRNLLRPFPGSRISHRNRIYNYRLSRARMVVENTFGILAAQWRMYRRVIGTNPDNAGACVKATCILHNFMRRTDRNPSTVAVSEGEVASALQNAPRAGSNYAAREAIRVRENFANYFSAEGAVAWQDQMA; this is translated from the exons ATGAATCCCGAGCTTGCTAGACTCTTGgccgtttctctgatttatctgcgctggaaacgcagccatTCCCGCAGATCGACGTGGGTCCATCCTATTCTGGAAACACGTCAGATGCATGGGGAATTTCACCGCCTGGTGCAAGAACTGCGACTGGACAGGGAGCGTTTTCGTGCCTATTTCAGGCTCGATACCAGTCAGTTCGATTTGCTCCTTAGCAAAGTTGGACCCCAAATAGCAAGACAGAATACAAGGTGCCGACGAGCCATCAGCCCATCCGAACGCCTTGCTATTTGCCTTCG GTACCTTGCAACTGGGGACTCCTTCCGTTCTCTTGCCTTCAGTTACCGTGTTGGGGTTTCCACTGTGGCTGGCATAGTTTCCCAAGTGACACGGTCCATATGGGATTGCCTGGTCACAGAATACATGCCAGTGCCCACCAAGGAGGACTGGAGAACCATTGCGGCTGGGTTCCATGAGCGATGGAATTTCCCAAACTGCTTGGGATCCATAGATGGGAAGCACGTAGTCATCCAGGCTCCAAACAACTCTGGATCTATGTACCACAACTACAAGGGAACCTTTTCTATAGTTCTCCTGGCAGTTGTGGATGCTTCCTACTGTTTTCGGGTTGTGGATGTAGGTGCATATGGAAAAACAAGTGATGGTGGAACATTAGCAAACTCCATCTTTGGCCAGGCTCTCAGAAATGGGTCACTTGATCTTCCAGAAGACTCACTACTTCCAGGAGCAGAGCATTTGGGACCCCAACCTCATGTGTTTGTGGCAGATGAAGCTTTCCCTCTCAGGCGAAATCTTCTGCGACCTTTCCCTGGATCCAGGATTTCCCACAGAAACAGGATCTACAACTACCGGCTTTCACGGGCACGCATGGTAGTAGAGAATACCTTTGGTATTCTGGCAGCACAGTGGCGCATGTACAGGCGGGTCATTGGTACTAACCCTGACAATGCTGGAGCATGTGTGAAAGCCACATGTATCCTACACAACTTCATGCGAAGAACTGATAGGAATCCATCTACTGTTGCAGTGTCTGAGGGAGAAGTAGCATCTGCCCTACAGAATGCCCCAAGAGCCGGAAGCAACTATGCTGCTAGGGAGGCAATTCGAGTGAGGGAAAATTTTGCCAACTATTTTTCTGCAGAAGGTGCCGTTGCCTGGCAAGACCAGATGGCCTga